CAGGTGATGGACCCCAGTGTAGAGATTACGTTATTAGTCTTGGAGTAGTGAAACCGCTGCTGTCCTTCATCAGCCCATCTATTCCCATAACTTTCTTAAGAAATGTTACTTGGGTCATGGTCAATTTGTGCCGTCACAAAGATCCTCCTCCGCCGATGGAAACCATTCAGGAGGTGACTGAATTACTCACTGATCAGTGTAACTGAACTGAAGTTGAGTATCTGTCTGCCTTAAAAATAACTcagttgcttctttttctccttagaTCCTTCCAGCACTCTGTGTTTTAATTCACCACACAGATGTAAATGTAAGTAACACCACTTGGAGCCAGTTTTGCGTTCTggtatagtttttttttttacctgaagtaTAAAGCTTGTCATAAAAATAAGTTTGCCATAATGACAGAGTTAACCGTATCTTTTTAACTGCTTATTTTTAAGTATCAGTTATAATTTTTTCCCGGTATTTCTCTGTATCTTTGCATGCTTATTTGCATGTACTTTCcctacactgaaaaataaaatgcagtttcagCTGTATTTCTGTGAACATTCATTTACTGATAAATAGAGGATTTTTTTGACTAGCACTTACATTTGAGGTTGTAATGAAAATCagtgtaaatgaaagaaaaatgagtgtcTGCTGCATATGTAAACTTAGCTTCAGATGTAACTTCTGAGGTGTTAAATATGAATATAGGTTATTTTAATAGTGAAGTGAATGAGAGAGACTTTActgaaattatgaaataggtCAGCTTTTTGCCTAAACATAAGTCAGAATTGTTTAAGATTAATTCTTTGCTTCCTAGTgaagttgtagctcagttgtccAAGTCAATGGCAACAGTGCTTTAccaaaatatgtttaaatatataaagTTTGCATAGTAATCATACTGTTTAATTTCTTGTATATAAGTAGGTGAAATTAAGCTTATTTGAGTTTCTTGAAATGGCTGTATTTGTGAATCAGCCAAGAGTTGTCAGCTGAAACAGTGCTCACTCAGGTTTTTTTGTAAGCTGTCACTTGAAATGTTCAGATTTATTGCTGTTTAAATTGGCTTTTCTGTCTGTGGAAAACACACGTGTATGCACACACGCAGAGGAAATTCAGTCTAAATGCTGCTGCaccagatgttaaaaaaattgaaagcttaTCTTAAATTTTGTGATGGaatgccaagaaaaaaataacttgatgCCATATGATGTACAGTTCATTGGTTTGAGAGTGACAAATGCCCATAGTTTAACATTTGCTAGGGCTTTATCTTCCTTCCAGGGGTGAGTCTTTCATAATCTCACATTGTCTACTAGTGCTTCATTAAAAGAGCAGATATAATTGAATTGCTTTTATTGTATCCTTCAGAATTTAAGCTGTAGTTAGCAGTTTAgctgtttttttaatctctctgtgtATTCTTTGGAGCTAGAACAGGTTGAACAGCAGTTGTATTTCAGACTTCTGTAGAGTGGAATGTATGAAGTTTGTAAAACAAAATGGGTTTTTGCTGTATTGCATCAATTCTGCCTTCGCAGTGAGAAttgctttacattttaattttttttgtaagactTGTGATATTTCTGTACTATTTACAAATAAACGTTTTTACTGTTAGATATTGGTAGATACAGTCTGGGCACTCTCATATCTAACGGATGCTGGCAATGAACAGATCCAGATGGTGATAGACTCCGGAATAGTCCCTCATTTGGTTCCTCTTCTCAGTCATCAAGAAGTTAAAGTGCAAGTAAGTTTGGATAACTTTAAGGAAGTGTTGCTCAAAATGTAATACTAGAGAAAGTAGCTGGTTTCTTTTTATAGTTCATGTTGAAGTTTAAAGAGTACTTTTTTGCTGTGTGGTATAGCATTTGCATAAAACCTTTTGCTTTAACTGTTAGTGTTTGAAAGTATGTGCTCAACTAGAAAAATCTTTGATTAAAAGAACTCTTTAAAgaaagtgttttgtttcagacTGCTGCACTGAGAGCTGTAGGAAACATTGTCACTGGTACTGATGAACAGACACAGGTAGTTCTGAATTGTGAAGCTCTTTCACATTTTCCAGCACTTCTGACACATcccaaagaaaaaattaataaggTAAGTAACTGCAGAGGTTGCACTCCATTGATAACTTTTTTATATTTGGCTTAGCTGTTTTGGATTCCACATAATGTAGTGTGGTAGAGATTTGAGTAATTGACTACTTATACCAGTTTATGGCAAGAGCAGGCAGAGTACTGAAATTTTTCTTGAAGTTAACGTCCTTAGAAAAATCTCTAAGGAGCTGCAAACTTGCAAACTTGACAAGAATGTTGTTTCCTGATTCTTCTGATTGAATTTTTATGAAATTAAAGCTTTGTCTTATAATTCTGGCTGTTGACTTAAAAGTTAGAGTTCTGGATATGTGAAATGTCACTTTAATTAAACTGGCTCTCTTGGAAGTGATGAAATAGAGATAATTGGATGTCTCTCTGAATGGAGTGTGTGTGATAAATGGAATTTAAATCAAGTCAGACTGGGGGTGGGGTGTGGGGAATGTGTGCGTGCGCGGATGTATAGAAAAGGCTTTAAATGGGGGCACTGATAATGCAGTGCTGATTCCGGAGTGCATCTGAGGCATGTTGTCAAGTTCTGGGGTGCCACTTTACAACATTGCCAATGATTAAAGCCCAAAACAAGCCCACCAGGACAAGCCTAAGCATCCTAAATCTCTAACAGGTTCATTAATGAAAGTGATCCTGTGATCTGATCTGAGAGACTCAGTTGAATCAGAAACTTCAGAATTTCTGAATCTCATGTTGAGAGAAATACTCGTCTAAAAAGTTGTCATGCCAGATAAGTTGAGAAGAAAAGGGAATTGAGAAGGAGTGACGGAGGGTTTCtaggaaggaagaaatttctcAACTGTAAGATTACAAAAAGTTGATACTCTGAATATACTTAAAATTGTATGTGAAACTGTGTTCATTATTTCTTGACTAAAGTATAGATTCCCACTTTaaaaggctgggaggggactCTCAATCCTTGTAAGAATCCAGATACAGTCTCTGGCCTAGTTCAAAATCTCAGCTGTTCAGAACTGGGAGGGCCGACTGGGGAGAAGATCTCTTCTTACACACTTTCTTAGGCAGCTGCTCTTGGTTATTGCTGGAAGGAGAGAGTCCTGGGCTTATGGACAGAATGACCATAAAGGGTCATATAACTTTACAGTATGCTTGAAAAGCAAGCATTTAAGTAATAGGTGTTGCATTTTCTTGGTGATTAACACTAAGAGAAACATTATGAAGCAGGTAAAGAACATACTGTCTTCCATCACTCATATCTGGAAAACATGATGCATTTTGGAGCTCATCTGACCATCAGCTGAAAACTGCTGTAGCATTCATTCTCAGTGATGGAATCAGTTATGAGTGCTCACTTGTAGCCTTGTGACTTTTTTGGTctccaaataatttttccttttaatctgtgGATTTGGAGTATTTGGTTGTAACTTGGTAACAAATGAAAGACTGAAGAGTCTTGTGGAGTCCCCTAAGGCGAGACTGTCCACTTCATTACCTGTATGTCTAGTCTACTTACTAGGAGGTCAGCTGTGTACAATCAAACTGATGGAATACTTGATTGTATTTAAGATTGACTAGTGTATGAACTGCAGATCTAAAAATGTGAATGTATAAAATCTTTCTGGATTGGAACTAAAATACGATATAGAAGACTGACTGATGATAATTTCTCACACCCTTTTATTTTGCAGGAAGCAGTGTGGTTCCTATCTAACATCACTGCCGGAAATCAGCAGCAAGTTCAGGCAGTAATAGATGCAAACCTTGTTCCAATGATAATACATCTTCTAGATAAGGTTAGATAACAAGAAGGATTTAAGAGTTTGTTTCCTTAATTGGGGAAAGTGACATTGAATTCCTTGCTTCATGTTTTACATCATACTGTACACGGGGGGACGGGGTAAACTATACCCTTGAGCGTTTTTCGTATGTTGCAAGATAAAGTACATTACTTTTGATATTCTTTTGTGAAGTGCTGTGAGATGATGAGTGCCAAATGTATTGGGGAAGGGAAGCAAATCAGGGGAAGCTCCTTCTCAGGTCCTTCTAAAtctcatttaaattctttttctcactttttaagcAGTGGGGGTAGAATTCTTTACTCTCATGCAGTGTGAAGAGGTCTGGATGGGAGCAGCATTGAGTTAGTTCCCAGCATTGTGCCAAAGCTTAAGGattatccttttttccccacattatCTGGAAACATAAGGAAGTGCTGAACAGTGGCATTTATTAACGTGTTCGTGTTACTAGTGTTTGTCTAGTCTGAGAGTAATACAAGTAATGATCCTGTGACACTAGATTATAGACTGGGGTTGtcccatctgcttttttttttcccaaacaagtAAAACTGCATCAACAAAAAATAGGTGGCCATAGAAAATAACTGTAGCTTTTGTGTGTTCAGAGTTTTTCCCATAGAAAAGCAACATGCTGGATGCATGTGTGGATGTATGCTTCTTTTCAGTAATAAATGAAATTTGAGATGAAtgcttttattaccttttttattaaatagtaAAGTCAAGTAGTTGCTCACAAACACTTCTGAATGCTATTCCCATGCTTTTTCACGAAGCCTTTCATTGCTTGTTGGTTGCTAGAGGTTGAATGCTAATGGGTCATCGTTTGGAACTTCAAATACCTTTTCAGTTGTTGGGCATTAGTGTCTTTTAAAACATCAGTTTGTGCTCCCAAGGGTCTGCCTTGTGAGAAAGAAGGGTAGctaaaagcatgtttttaaatgGAACCAGTACAACATTTGTCTTTCAAACATTTCCTACTTTTTGCTTTattcattatttgattttttctttcctgaagtgtGGAAGGAAGCCAGAAATACCAACCTTACGATGTGTTCAGCCATGACAAAGATGCAATATCTTGCCTCAGTGTAGAGGCTGGGGTTGAGACTGAAGAAATACTTGTCTTTTCGCCTAAGTAACATATAGCTGTTCACAAATAGTTCTGTAAACTGCCAATTTATTGATCAGTGAGGAAAGAGTTGGAGACCTTTCTCTTTAAATTTAGTAAGCAGACTTGAGTTGACTAACTTCAGAGGCAGACAGTTATAGTATGTACAGTGGTTTATCAAAATTGACACTTACTGCTTATCTCTCACTGTAATACATGACAGCTGTTGATAAGGAATGCGAGAAAGTGGAGTGCTacagtttttatttactttgcaaACAAATTTCCCTTCCTCTGGAAGATTGATTTAAAAACATGGTTGCAGGGAAGGGATGAACACTGTCTGTGAGTAGACTCAAACATCTACAGGATTTGTTAGTTACTTTCCCTACTTGGTGAAAACTGATATGGTGATACCATGCAGAATGGACTGTAACAAGTGCAAGCTTTTACGAGAATACTACATAACATAAAGACTGGAATGATTATTTCTATTTATGGTTGTATTTTTAGGGTGACTTTGGTACTCAGAAAGAAGCTGCTTGGGCAATAAGCAACTTAACAATCAGCGGAAGAAAAGACCAAGTAAGTCAAACCTTAAGAAAAGGTCCGTTATCTTTCTCGGGTGCACTTGAGAGAGACATCAGCTGATTGGTTTAGGCTACTTCTGTGCCAGGATTATGAATGTCTGGATTCCTCCCCTGTTCAGTaactcttcccttctccacaaGAGATTTAAGAGTGAACTTCAGTTGTCGTTTCTAGAATGACCTGAGATTAAGAGTGTCAATGGGGATTTGGATGGAAGCTCTTCTGTTAAGATAGCCTCGTAGCTATGAATGGCTGCATTCAGGCTCTGATGAGATTCTTGGTCATTCGACATCTctatctttctgcttttttcccccctatggATAAGAGTGTGACAATTATGATAGTAGCCATTGAGTAGAAATATACTAGTTTCTTGTAAGCCCAGAATATTAAACTTGTGGCAGGGTTGGGGTTAGTGGTGTCATTCTTCAAAAATGAGGTTGAAACTCCTTGTCTCGTACTGAAAAATTCACAGTAACTGCTACTTGTGTCTTCTAGACTTGACATATATTTGTAACATAATTCATAAATGTTACCTTTTTATGCTCTAAAACAAGAATTTCTGAAAGTGGCTGCTACAGCATACTCTTACCTTGTTGGGTAACTCTGAGTACTTTGACTTCATTAAACTTGTTTGCATGTGTGCTTGTGGTGCATTGTTTGCTTCTGTCACACTCCTGACTTAatgatttgcttttttccccttaggtGGCATACTTAATTCAACAAAATGTAATTCCTCCCTTTTGCAATTTGCTGACAGTAAAAGATGCGCAAGTTGTGCAAGTGGTTCTGGATGGACTaagtaatatattaaaaatggctGAAGATGAAGCGGAAACCATAGCCAATCTTATAGAAGAGTGTGGAGGTATGATGGTTAATATTTTGATACTGTTTGTTCAGAAATTGATGGCTTGGCTTCCTACCATGTGTATATACTGTTGGCTTTATTGTTTGTTGGCACAGATGTTTTAAgcaaatcttttttaaaagtgacCTTTTCATGTCTATCAGTTGAATATACTTCACTTTTCCTAACTCATTAAGTTCATCATCAAGTAATATGCGGAGGAGCTGGATAATGGCAATAAATTTTATTAGGTGCCAATTTTCTAATGGTCTGGTGTACTTGACAAATTAGTTTCTGTTAATGTAGGGATGATATGCTTACTTAATCATGTACAAGTCACGTCCAGGTGAatttgggggtaaaaaaaaaacctatctaTATACAATGGTTGCAGAAATATGATAGCTTTAATTTCCTAGTGGCTTTCAAACTTTCTCTATATTGGTTGCTATTTAAGTTGACTGAAACTCTTCAAGGATGAAAGAACAGTGATATTAAATTTGGGCACAGGTAAAAAACTCTGTGGGATTTCGTTAACACGGAGTTGAAtagtctttaaaatacaaaatcttggggggtgggggggaagcttAATGGATTGGATATGGTGGGGGAGGGAGATATGCAGTGTTCATGCCTAAACCTCTGCTTGTcagaactttgaaaatatttatatgtatgctCTACTCATATCTGCCAAAAACTTACACAGTACTGGAGCTACTTGCTATGTAATCAAGCTACAGGTCTGTAACTGATGGCATCTGTGCCACCAACAATGTGTGGATTTGGAATGTCACAGCTTGGGGCTACTACACCAGGTGCTGAAAAGGTGTTTTTGTGGGAAGGGAGTATGTCCTAGCGCTTGGCCCTCGCCATATTTCCACAGATTAGCTTAACCACCCATAGTGAGAAGGAAAGTACTGTCATTGCTGGAATAGGCCTTTTagacagtttggtttttttgtcatgGTACGTATTCCTCAATCTCTAATGTATTTCCTCAAATCTCTAAGAAGCTTTTATGCTTTAAACATGTCAAATGAGTTTAACAGCTTCTTATTCATAGTTGCGCTATTcctagatttgtttttaattactctgtATGATGAGGCTTTAAGGAGAGGGAGGTTGTTTTGCCTAAACTTAGTATTTTAACTCTGTTTCCTGTGTATTTATTGTAGGCCTGGAGAAAATTGAACAGCTACAAAATCATGAAAATGAAGACATCTACAAACTGGCTTATGAGATCATTGATCAGTTCTTCTCTTCAGATGATGTAAGTGTGTAATAGCTCTGCAATCTGCTTTTGTAattgtttatatttataaatacggTTCAAGATAAAGGCAACGGCTCTAAAGCCTGCTCTGTGACATATTTGGTTGTTCAGTGAAGAATGACCCCTTACTTGAACATGTTGCATATCTTACCATTCTTCATGATGAAGTATCTAAAGAGCTGATGCCTAATTTAAGCCTCATCTCTAGAGATTAAAATACTAGGCTTTGAATAGTTCTCTTAACTGTCAGCTTCTGACTAAGCTTGACATTTCACATTTGATAAGCTCCCTGCTGACTGGGGTGCTGAATCTGAGATTCTGCTTCTTAAGAAAGAaactattttgaatattttagtGATTTCAGAGGTAGGATGTGCTGatcaaaaatgttgttttcagtttaaaCAAGTAATGTAAATCAAAGGAAGGCTTGTATGCATTTTAAGTCATAAAAGTTAATTGCATATAAAGGAAATGCAGTCATGTCAGCCTGTGTCATGAAGTGAGAGGGTTTTCTACTTGTTTGAAAAACCTTTGGGAGCAGATTACTGGAAAAATGACAGAGCTCAATTGTATTAATGCCCTACTGTCTGCATTGAAGTTTATTTTGTGCTAGAGTTTCACTTTTATATGAACAATAAGCTGTAAGTCTTGTTAAGCAGCTCAAATTTTCCATATACAGCAGGACTTGGAATGTAATCTAGTGTCAATTTGGTAACCTGTGTACTACGTATTTAAATCGAAACTGCAGTTTTGGCTTGATCCTTACTTGATTTAATGGTATTGGTCTTCTCTTAAGAACTGTGACAGTTTATTAAGCTGGCGATAAGGATGATGCATGACTGAGAGTGCTCTCCAGGAGCGAAAACTGCATAAACAAGAGAGGCTATTGGGTGCCATGTAGCCTACCTactaaatacaaacaaaacatttctgccTAAATTACTTTGTCATTATAGTGCTTTTACTAAATTGGGGGAGCAGAATGGCAAGACTTGATGCAAGGAAGTAGGTTAGGTGAAGAGATAGATGCTCTTTAGGATTGTCTGGCTCCTTGTTAGTGAGGCTTTTGTCTTTCTATTCCTATTCACAATGTTCTCGTTCTGTTGCAGATTGATGAAGATCCTAGCCTTGTTCCAGAAGCAATACAAGGCGGAACATTTGGTTTCAATTCATCTGCCAATGTACCAGCAGAAGGGTTCCAGTTTTAGAGTGGTATTTTGGAAGTTAGGTACAATGCagcactgaataaaaaaaaggtttgatCCATCAATCTTGGCTCATGGGATCCGCTGCTGCATTAAATCgggaaagaaaatgtgaagattTCATTTGGAATCACAGAAAAGCCCAAATGAAGTCAAGATGGCGAGTGGGTGCGAGTGAGAATGAGTggcaaaatgtaatgaaaaacttCACACTGAATGCTTATTTAGATTGTTCAAAGAAAAAGGGCTACAGGTCAAAGATCTTCAGTGCCTGAGAAGGAACAATGACTTACTAGAGCAATTGGGGGGAAATGCAGTACTATCATCATCAAGCCTTGTAAGCATAAGAGAATAGGATGCCCATATAAGTCCAAGGAGAATGAGCCCAGGCCTTGCTATGAAGCACCGTGTGAATGGACAACATTGAGTGAATGTCTGGACTCGATGCTGTGGAGCCAGGCTCGTGTTTCAAATACGGGGCTCTTCAGTCCTGAAGCAGGCTCCTAGTCCTGGAGTGGCGTGTGTACGAGAGTATGGTTGTGATGCTGTATGTGAACGCATGCAAGCTTGATTCGCCTTCAGGGGGCTGATAATAAACCTAGTAAATCATCAAAATGAGTTCATAAGTGTTAACTTACACTGGACACAAAAACAAAGACCGGTTTAGCAGCAGACTCTGGTTTACTCCTGCagcctgtgtttcttttttgtttttgtttttttttccccctcttatttttcttttagttatttttaatttctttcctgtatGGCTTATTAGTTGTTTGTAAAGTCAGAATTTCAGGAAGGCTTCCCTGTGCATTTGCACCAGATGAATGTTTGATGTTATGAAAAGCTTTCCATATCATCAAAACTAATTTGTAgatttttgcatgaaaaaaatcatacatttccCTTCAAATAGACTGTGTTGCAGTACACAAGTTGCCATAATAGTAGAAAGCAGTAAAATGTGGTAATAAAATCTcatccttttcattttcaaagataaCATGAAGACCTTTGCATGTGGTAATCTACAGCATAGTTCATTTTTAGATTTTGTTGAGTCCTGTAACCAAATGTTTCCGTTGTGGTAGAATACCGTGCTGTGTTTCAATGTTACTTGTTTTCAAACTTTGTTTTCTATGAAAATGATATGGaaacttctaaaaatgaaatttggtGCATATGTACTGCCGAATAAAGACCGAAAAAGAGGTGTGAATAGATGTACAAATCAAGTCATGGTTTGAACACCTTTAATATGCCTAATCCAATTGTTTTAGACTCTTTTTATCTTAGATGTAGGCAGCCATGAACAATCTATTTTGAGCCACTTTAGAgagaaaactttgtatttttaaaacttgcaCAAAAAGGATGCAAGTGTTTTTATAATTGGAGTAATACCTCAGTTTTGAGGTTCTGCACACTAAATTAAAGGTGACGTTACAAATTTGTACAAAATGAA
The sequence above is a segment of the Calonectris borealis chromosome 9, bCalBor7.hap1.2, whole genome shotgun sequence genome. Coding sequences within it:
- the KPNA4 gene encoding importin subunit alpha-3 gives rise to the protein MADNEKLDNQRLKNFKNKGRDLETMRRQRNEVVVELRKNKRDEHLLKRRNVPHEDICEDSDIDGDFRVQNTSLEAIVQNASSDNQGIQLSAVQAARKLLSSDRNPPIDDLIKSGILPILVHCLERDDNPSLQFEAAWALTNIASGTSEQTQAVVQSNAVPLFLRLLHSPHQNVCEQAVWALGNIIGDGPQCRDYVISLGVVKPLLSFISPSIPITFLRNVTWVMVNLCRHKDPPPPMETIQEILPALCVLIHHTDVNILVDTVWALSYLTDAGNEQIQMVIDSGIVPHLVPLLSHQEVKVQTAALRAVGNIVTGTDEQTQVVLNCEALSHFPALLTHPKEKINKEAVWFLSNITAGNQQQVQAVIDANLVPMIIHLLDKGDFGTQKEAAWAISNLTISGRKDQVAYLIQQNVIPPFCNLLTVKDAQVVQVVLDGLSNILKMAEDEAETIANLIEECGGLEKIEQLQNHENEDIYKLAYEIIDQFFSSDDIDEDPSLVPEAIQGGTFGFNSSANVPAEGFQF